The window CGGCGACGAGCCGGTTGAAGGGATTGACCGCGATGCGACCCTGCGGGATCTCGCCGGACCCGATGCGGAAGATATTCCTGCCGATGTGGCAGAGGAACTGCCGCGCGCGATGGACGCGATGGCAGGCATGACCAAAGGTTTGGCCGCAATGCTGCCTGCGTTGCGGGAGATGGCGAAAACCACGAAAGAAAGTCTTCTGAACGATAGCCGCTTTTAATGTCTGGCGCGGTTTAGCATTCTGCAGGCGATCGATACTTTTTAAAGAATTACTTTCCGGAAATCAGCAAAATGGTTAATATGATTTTCAGACAATGTTTTATTTATCTTGAATTGCCCATTATAAAATCACCCTGTGATAAATCGTTCGCGAGTCTATTATCTGCGCTTATCGTATTTATTCTATTTCCATCAAGCATGGTGGAATAGTAATCTGGAAGCCATGGTAGGTAATTTTCAACAATGTTGTGAGTAACCGGATCTTCAGTAATCTGCACAGTGACACGCCGTAAGTGCACGCCATTACCAAATGTACCCGCCAGGTCGTCAGGATCGACAAGTTTTACGGTAGTTGGAATGGACGAGTTGGCGAAAGTCACCATCATTGGATAGCCGGACAGCCGTATGTCCGGTTCGATAAGAGGCCACCGACGCGGCAGGGTCACCTCACCGTCAATCAGCAGCATATTATCAAACCTGTCGGTGTAGCTTTCGCCAGCCACCTTAGGTGCCGCATCCTGCATTACGATCCCAGCCCAACCAATCTGATCTTCCGAACGCAACAGCGCGAACAGCGTGCCGCCATTTGGCAGATCGACTGTTACTGCTTCACCGTAAATACTGCGATTGATAGCTTGGCTGCCAGGACTTGAGCCCGGTCGCACCAGTTTTTGCTGCACTTCGATCACACTTGATCCGGTACGCAAACCTTCAGGCGTATCGACTTCAACCGTGAGGCGATATCTATAATCGAGCGCGGTGTTGTCAGCACATGCAATCGTCGCGGGCAGCAGGGCGGCGGCCAATACGGCCTTCAAGATAGATCGGCGTTCCATCCGACAGCCCATAAACGCATCGTATTTACAATTACATACTGCGCGCAATCAGCATTTTCATGATTTCGTTTGGGAGAAGCATTGGAGGAGTTCGGCGACGAGCCGGTCAAGGGGCTCGATCGTGACACGACCCTGCGGGGTCTCGCCGGACCCGATGCCGACAATATGCCTGGTGAACTGGCGGAGGAACTGCCGCGCGCGATGGACGCGATGGCTGACACGGCGAAGGGCTTCGCCGCGATGCTGCCAGCGTTGCGGGAGATGGGGCGCGACAGGCGGCGGACTTTGGAAAAGATGCTTTGACCGCGAGTAGTGATTAAAATTTCAGCATAATTCTTTTATAAATAAGATTTTTCCATTGCACAGGCTTATTCCTTCAAAAACATTCCGTCTAAATCACCAACTGGCAATCCACTTGGGAAGTCATCCTTCGTCAATTGACGATCGAAGGGTTTGTAAAGCCACCTTAACTTTTTGCTAATGCTATTGGTCACCGGATCGTCAGTGATCTGGACTGTGATGCGCTGAAGGTTCACCCTATGACCGAATTTTTCATCTAAATTATCGGGATCTACGATCTGTACGCTGGAGGGATCGTTGGGGTCGGTGAAGGTTACCAAAAATGGATAGCCGGATAGCTTTAGATCGAAATCGTTAATTGACCAGTAGCGTGGCAATTTTACTTCACCATCGATCAATAGCATATTGTCGAACGTCTCCTGATGAATTTCGCCCGACACTTTAGGGGCTGCCTGCTGCATCACGCTGGCCGCCCAATCGATCTGATCTTCTGAGCTTAACAGCGCAAACAGAGTGCCGCCGTTTGGCAGATCAACCGTCACAGCTTCGCCATACGCCCTACGACTGACTATGACGCTGCTTGGGTTAGCGCCGGATCGCACCAACTTCTGCCGCACTTCGATCACACTCGAGCCGGTACGCAGGCCGTCAGGCGTGTCCACTTCCACCGTCAGACGGTACCGATAATCCGGCGCGGTGTTGTCAGCGCACGCGATTGTCGCGGGCAGCAGGGCAGTGGCCAATACGGCCTTCAAGATAGATCGGCGTTCCATCCGACAGCCCATAAACGCATCATATTTACAATCACATACTGCGCGCAATCAGCATTTTCATGATTTCGTTGCTGCCGCCGAAGATGCGGCTGATGCGGCTGTCGCGGTACATTCTGGCGATGGGGTAATCGTTGATGTAGCCCCAGCCGCCATGCAGTTGCAGGCATTTGTCCACTACTTCGCCCTGCAATTCGGTGCACCAGTATTTCGCCGCTGCTGCCGCGTCGGGCGATAGCTCGCCTTCCAGATGGCGTGCGATGCAGTCATTGACGAACACTTTGGCTGCCATCCCCTTCGCCTTCAGTTCGGCGAGCACGAATTGC of the Alteripontixanthobacter maritimus genome contains:
- a CDS encoding cupin domain-containing protein, producing the protein MERRSILKAVLATALLPATIACADNTAPDYRYRLTVEVDTPDGLRTGSSVIEVRQKLVRSGANPSSVIVSRRAYGEAVTVDLPNGGTLFALLSSEDQIDWAASVMQQAAPKVSGEIHQETFDNMLLIDGEVKLPRYWSINDFDLKLSGYPFLVTFTDPNDPSSVQIVDPDNLDEKFGHRVNLQRITVQITDDPVTNSISKKLRWLYKPFDRQLTKDDFPSGLPVGDLDGMFLKE